The following proteins are co-located in the Marinomonas profundi genome:
- a CDS encoding CmpA/NrtA family ABC transporter substrate-binding protein — protein MSLVETSNIMQSAEPVRIGFIPLIDCAPFVIAQEKGFFTQEGVAVALSKEASWASIRDKVAFNLLDGAHMLASMPIAASLGIGTIKTAMQTSFTVSHNGNGITVANVLYEQLQDFAEASVDIRTGVALRRLIDHRGAKAAPLRFAIVYPYSSHNYQLRDWLSRAGIDSDKDVQIIVVPPVKMLDSLKQGDIDGYCVGEPWNSLAVEQGVGHMLVTGYEIWGSTPEKVFGVNTHWAEQHQAAHLAIIRALEKACGWVDDINNQTELLNILSHPDYLNCTLEQLVYGFSAIKPKGQFDWPMKAYQRFSGRDINKPLPSYALWIMAQMHRWQQLGDQQIGQISSLNHLAEQVYRQGLYYKALGLPEENDATWRLSTEEESTWLESVAAGKIRLHPEGILKGFES, from the coding sequence ATGAGCTTAGTGGAAACAAGTAATATCATGCAGAGTGCTGAGCCAGTGCGTATTGGTTTTATCCCGTTAATTGATTGTGCGCCCTTTGTGATTGCCCAGGAAAAGGGCTTTTTTACCCAAGAGGGCGTGGCGGTGGCGTTGTCGAAAGAAGCCTCCTGGGCCAGTATCCGCGATAAAGTGGCGTTCAACCTGCTCGATGGCGCGCATATGTTGGCCTCTATGCCGATTGCCGCCAGTTTGGGCATTGGTACGATCAAAACCGCCATGCAAACCAGCTTTACGGTGAGCCATAACGGCAATGGTATCACTGTGGCTAATGTGCTTTATGAACAGTTGCAAGACTTTGCCGAAGCGTCGGTGGATATTCGTACCGGCGTCGCATTAAGGCGACTTATAGATCACCGAGGTGCGAAGGCTGCGCCGCTGCGTTTTGCGATTGTGTACCCTTATTCTTCGCATAATTATCAGTTACGCGACTGGCTTAGCCGAGCTGGGATTGACTCAGATAAAGACGTTCAAATTATTGTTGTGCCTCCGGTGAAGATGCTTGATAGCCTAAAACAAGGTGACATTGACGGTTATTGTGTGGGCGAACCTTGGAACAGTTTGGCTGTTGAGCAGGGGGTTGGTCATATGTTGGTAACCGGCTATGAGATTTGGGGCAGCACACCGGAAAAAGTATTTGGCGTAAACACCCACTGGGCTGAGCAACATCAAGCGGCTCATCTTGCGATTATTCGAGCGCTAGAAAAGGCCTGTGGTTGGGTAGACGACATCAATAATCAAACAGAATTGTTGAATATATTAAGCCACCCAGATTATCTCAATTGCACGCTAGAGCAGCTGGTTTATGGCTTTAGCGCGATTAAGCCCAAAGGCCAGTTTGATTGGCCGATGAAGGCTTACCAACGCTTTTCTGGCCGTGATATCAACAAACCGTTACCGAGTTACGCTTTATGGATTATGGCGCAGATGCATCGATGGCAACAATTGGGCGACCAACAAATAGGCCAAATCAGCTCTCTTAATCATCTGGCGGAGCAGGTGTATCGCCAGGGGTTGTATTATAAGGCATTGGGTTTGCCAGAAGAAAACGACGCCACGTGGCGCTTATCGACTGAGGAAGAAAGC
- a CDS encoding ANTAR domain-containing response regulator, with protein sequence MPAPPAKELTVMLVDNEPARAAIVEQAMLDNGYRVIRRLENAKNLTEAVNESQPDMVIIDIESPDRDMLENMSRLTQDNPRPIVMFAEEDDSRHVEAAIRAGVSAYVVDGVNSASVKALLQVAIARFREFQALRSELESVKTQLEDRKLIDKAKGLIMKHQKCDEPAAYQALRKLAMDRSQRMTDVARNVIAVMDLMGGSK encoded by the coding sequence ATGCCAGCGCCCCCAGCAAAAGAGTTGACCGTAATGCTTGTTGATAATGAGCCCGCGCGAGCCGCTATTGTCGAGCAGGCGATGCTAGATAACGGTTATCGTGTTATTAGACGACTGGAAAATGCTAAAAATTTGACAGAAGCGGTGAATGAGTCCCAACCGGATATGGTGATTATTGATATTGAATCCCCTGACAGAGATATGTTGGAAAATATGTCCCGCCTTACTCAAGACAACCCGCGTCCCATTGTGATGTTCGCCGAAGAAGACGACTCTCGACACGTAGAGGCCGCCATTCGAGCGGGTGTCAGTGCGTATGTTGTTGACGGTGTCAACAGCGCGAGTGTGAAGGCATTGCTGCAAGTTGCCATTGCACGATTTCGAGAATTCCAAGCATTAAGGTCTGAACTGGAATCGGTAAAAACTCAGCTTGAGGATCGTAAGCTGATAGACAAAGCGAAAGGACTAATAATGAAACATCAAAAATGTGATGAGCCCGCTGCCTATCAAGCATTGAGAAAGCTAGCGATGGATCGCAGTCAGCGTATGACGGATGTGGCGCGAAATGTGATTGCGGTGATGGATTTGATGGGAGGTTCAAAATGA